A single window of Cottoperca gobio chromosome 9, fCotGob3.1, whole genome shotgun sequence DNA harbors:
- the LOC115012955 gene encoding acyl-CoA dehydrogenase family member 11, whose amino-acid sequence MSVCSALLTRRVAGGGCRGWCGVAPQLVPIRSASVAEPGTRRSDEEQLWEATGNLPFSRAKTGSFFQERPVLKNPFLEDALLRGYLRRHLPQEAAFSDLCAFGERVANEVDEWGRECEVTPPRLVHFDPWGRRVDHIVTSSAWKRMKDLSAQEGLVAIGYERPFGEWSRVYQMSKLYIFSPSSGLYTCPLAMTDGAAKVIQSIGVSWPAHEAYSRLTSRQPERFRTSGQWMTERQGGSDVASGTETVAVPQTDGSYKLHGFKWFTSATDADMTLTLARVQDRTGATAPGSRGLSLFYAEVSRDEGGRLRGIEVQRLKDKLGTRQMPTAELLLDGLPAHRISEEGRGVASIANMLTITRIHNSISAAAAMRRVVQLARDYATRRTAFGKLLKDHPLHIQTLARMEVETRGAFLLVMDVCRLLGREESGTATQLDAHLLRLLTPVVKLYTGKQAVAVVSEGLESFGGQGYIEDTGLPGLLRDAQVLSIWEGTTNVLSLDVLRCVARSSGMVLHAFFTHVKSLLAGASSVPSLTPALKAVDGALSELEDFVQVAATRAPGYLELAARDLAYSLARIYTGALLIDHASWKGASSSDTYAALRWCEHDLCPVATKQARGCYDLSTPPLDAALVYDGPIQG is encoded by the exons ATGTCTGTGTGCTCAGCCCTACTGACCCGCCGTGTAGCTGGAGGCGGCTGCAGGGGGTGGTGTGGTGTTGCTCCACAGCTCGTCCCCATCAGATCAGCCAGTGTAGCTGAGCCGGGCACAAGAAGATCTGATGAAGAACAACTCTGGGAGGCAACAGGGAACCTGCCGTTCTCCAGAGCCAAGACAGGATCTTTCTTTCAGGAAAGGCCGGTGCTGAAGAACCCGTTTCTAGAGGATGCCTTGCTCAGAGGATACTTGAGAAGACACCTGCCCCAGGAG GCAGCTTTCTCAGACTTGTGTGCATTTGGAGAGCGTGTGGCAAATGAGGTGGACGAGTGGGGCCGAGAGTGTGAGGTTACCCCTCCACGCTTGGTGCACTTTGACCCCTGGGGTCGCAGAGTGGACCACATCGTGACCTCCTCGGCCTGGAAACGCATGAAAGACCTGTCGGCACAGGAAGGACTGGTTGCCATTGGCTATGAGAGGCCATTTGGGGAGTGGAG TCGTGTGTACCAAATGAGCAAGTTGTACATCTTCTCTCCGTCCTCTGGTCTCTACACCTGTCCTCTGGCCATGACTGACGGAGCTGCGAAGGTCATCCAG TCCATAGGGGTTTCGTGGCCAGCACATGAAGCCTACAGTCGTTTGACCAGCCGTCAGCCTGAGCGTTTCAGGACGTCTGGACAGTGGATGACGGAAAGACAGGGAGGCTCTGACGTGG CCAGTGGCACAGAGACGGTGGCGGTTCCCCAGACAGACGGTTCATACAAACTACACGGCTTCAAGTGGTTCACCTCTGCTACAGACGCAGACATGACTCTCACACTGgccagagtgcaggacagaacaGGAGCTACCGCACCG GGCAGCAGGGGTTTGTCTTTGTTCTACGCGGAGGTGAGTAGAGATGAGGGTGGACGGCTGAGGGGTATAGAGGTTCAGAGACTGAAGGACAAGCTGGGCACAAGACAGATGCCGACTGCTGAGTTACTGCTGGACGGGCTGCCGGCACACAGG ATCTCAGAGGAAGGCAGAGGTGTGGCCTCCATAGCTAACATGCTGACTATAACCCGGATACACAACAgcatctctgcagcagctgcaatGAGAAG ggtCGTCCAGTTAGCTCGGGACTATGCTACTCGCCGCACAGCCTTTGGAAAGCTTCTTAAAGACCACCCGCTGCACATACAGACTCTCGCTAGGATGGAG GTGGAGACTCGTGGAGCGTTCCTTCTGGTGATGGATGTGTGTCGTCTGTTGGGCCGAGAGGAAAGCGGCACGGCGACCCAGCTTGATGCACATCTGCTGCGACTGCTCACTCCTGTGGTCAAACTGTACACTGGGAAGCAG gCGGTGGCTGTGGTGTCGGAGGGTTTGGAAAGCTTCGGAGGACAGGGCTACATCGAGGATACCGGGTTGCCTGGACTACTTCGCGATGCACAG gtcTTGAGCATATGGGAAGGCACCACAAATGTTCTGTCTCTGGACGTGCTGCGCTGTGTGGCTCGTAGCTCAGGAATGGTTCTTCACGCTTTCTTTACCCATGTTAAG TCCCTGCTTGCAGGTGCATCAAGTGTTCCTTCATTGACCCCGGCGCTGAAAGCAGTAGACGGTGCTCTCTCTGAACTAGAGGACTTTGTTCAGGTAGCGGCTACGAGAGCACCCGGCTACCTGGAACTAGCAGCCAGAGACCTGGCATACAGCCTGGCTCGCATCTACACGG GTGCCCTTCTCATTGACCATGCATCTTGGAAAGGAGCCTCTTCCTCTGACACCTATGCAGCTCtcag GTGGTGTGAACACGATTTGTGTCCTGTGGCGACTAAACAGGCGAGAGGCTGCTATGATCTCAGCACGCCACCACTTGATGCTGCGCTGGTATATGACGGGCCGATCCAAGGCTGA